The Meleagris gallopavo isolate NT-WF06-2002-E0010 breed Aviagen turkey brand Nicholas breeding stock unplaced genomic scaffold, Turkey_5.1 ChrUn_random_7180001837621, whole genome shotgun sequence genome contains the following window.
TTCAGTGATGCCTCTTGGCTTGCAGCAATGAAGGACCAGTATAAAAGGCAGCCTAATTCCCAGCTCTACCATCCACTTCTCTTATCTCCTTCTCGTTGGGAACCAGGTAAGTGTAAAGCTCTGTCTCCTCCTCCTGCAAAGTCAGATTTTGCCTCGAGAGTCATTCAATCAGATAGTTGTGGTTCTTGCTATGGGAAACCGTGGAGGGGATAAGGTGTGCATAGAGAATGGTTGGAACAGCTCACATGGCTTCAGATTCATACAGTCTGTGAGAGTCTCCCTGGGCCACACTGCTCTTTGTAGGGCCCTGGCTTAATGAAGGGCTGTCCCAAGCCGCCTTCTCCATCCCTAGCAGTTCCCTTCGCTCCTTTGTGAGAGGCTATCCAGGCTGCCCCTCACATattctcatttccttctgcagtcTATCCCTCTCTTCTAGGTGTACCTCCAGTCCCAAGACATGTCCTGCTACTCCCAGTGTGTGCCATGCCGGCCCTGTGGCCCAACtcctctggccagcagctgcaatgagccctgtgtcaggcagtgccagaactccACCATCGTCATCgagccctctcccgtggtggtgaccctgcctggacccatcctcagctccttcccgcagaacacTGTTGTGggctcctccacctccgctgctgttggcagcatcctcagctctgagggcgTGCCCATCACCTCGGGGGGCTTTGACTTGTCCGGCTTGGGCAGccgctactgtggcagaaggtgccCGCCCTGCTGAAGCCGCTGGCCGTGGTCCCGGAGAAATTCGTCCAGAAAACATGAACGCGGTGCTGGATCAAGAAGATATCTTCAAGCCTCTGCATTCAGAATACCTGACCCTCCTCAGCTACTCTAGGAAGTGCTGGCAGAAAGAGGCATGCCTAGGCTTCCAGTAACGCTGGCTCATGCCTTTGCTTCTGTTCCTCTCCCCACATACCTACCTCCTTCtccagtttttc
Protein-coding sequences here:
- the LOC100544531 gene encoding feather keratin Cos1-1/Cos1-3/Cos2-1-like — encoded protein: MKDQYKRQPNSQLYHPLLLSPSRWEPDMSCYSQCVPCRPCGPTPLASSCNEPCVRQCQNSTIVIEPSPVVVTLPGPILSSFPQNTVVGSSTSAAVGSILSSEGVPITSGGFDLSGLGSRYCGRRCPPC